In Aquiflexum balticum DSM 16537, a single genomic region encodes these proteins:
- a CDS encoding DUF6786 family protein, with product MKMRGLTRVPKIKVLIIIIAGLFFGWACTKKKSDPQLESFNNSPENQTFQKDFDFLEKYLELVLLEDDSGDGKIIVSPGLQARVMTSSANGWSGKSYGWINKTLFTSGDTSIHINAYGGEERIWFGPEGGQYSIFFKKGDEFTLDNWITPRLIDLEPFDLIERSNSHALFSKSASLKNYSGFTFDLNIERKISILSQSEISKLLNVNLNEKVKAVGYKTENTLKNIGNKTWEKSGGLLSIWILGMMNPSPNTTIVIPYIEGSSSQFGPVVNDDYFGKISSKRLRVTEKAIFFKADGNERGKIGVSSSRAKDIFGSYDSLENSLTLIKFNKPTEEKLYVNSKWEIQTDPFNGDVINSYNDGPPEPGAAPLGPFYELETSSPAAELKIGEELTHIQYTFHFEGNFEALDNISKKTLGITLDEIKSALKE from the coding sequence ATGAAAATGAGAGGACTTACCAGAGTACCAAAAATAAAAGTGCTAATAATAATTATTGCAGGATTATTTTTTGGTTGGGCATGTACAAAAAAAAAATCAGATCCTCAACTTGAATCATTTAATAATTCTCCGGAAAATCAAACCTTTCAAAAGGATTTTGATTTCCTGGAGAAATATTTGGAATTAGTTTTATTGGAAGATGATTCAGGAGACGGGAAAATAATTGTTTCTCCTGGACTTCAGGCAAGGGTCATGACAAGTTCGGCAAATGGTTGGTCTGGAAAAAGTTACGGCTGGATCAATAAAACCCTATTCACGTCTGGTGATACATCTATACATATCAATGCTTATGGTGGAGAAGAAAGAATTTGGTTTGGGCCTGAAGGAGGTCAATATTCAATTTTCTTTAAAAAAGGAGATGAATTCACGTTGGATAACTGGATTACTCCACGGCTTATTGATCTGGAACCTTTTGATCTCATTGAAAGGTCTAATTCCCATGCATTATTTTCCAAATCTGCTTCTTTAAAGAATTATTCTGGATTCACTTTTGATTTAAATATTGAGAGAAAAATCAGTATTTTATCTCAATCTGAAATAAGTAAATTATTGAATGTGAATCTAAATGAAAAAGTAAAAGCTGTTGGATACAAAACTGAAAATACTTTAAAAAACATCGGGAATAAAACTTGGGAAAAAAGTGGAGGATTATTATCCATTTGGATTTTGGGAATGATGAATCCTTCTCCCAATACAACCATTGTAATTCCTTACATTGAAGGGAGTTCTTCTCAATTCGGCCCAGTTGTCAATGATGATTATTTTGGAAAAATTTCTTCAAAACGATTAAGAGTTACTGAAAAAGCGATTTTCTTTAAAGCAGATGGCAATGAAAGAGGTAAGATTGGGGTTTCCTCCTCCCGGGCTAAAGATATTTTTGGTAGTTATGACTCACTCGAAAACAGTTTAACATTAATTAAATTCAATAAACCAACAGAAGAAAAATTATATGTCAACTCCAAATGGGAAATCCAAACCGACCCATTTAATGGTGATGTTATAAACTCTTATAACGACGGTCCTCCTGAACCAGGAGCAGCTCCCTTAGGACCATTTTATGAACTGGAAACTTCTTCACCAGCAGCAGAATTGAAGATTGGAGAGGAATTAACTCATATTCAATATACATTTCATTTTGAGGGGAATTTTGAGGCATTAGACAACATTTCAAAAAAAACGCTAGGAATAACTTTGGATGAAATTAAATCAGCTTTAAAAGAATAG